The Pangasianodon hypophthalmus isolate fPanHyp1 chromosome 5, fPanHyp1.pri, whole genome shotgun sequence genome includes a window with the following:
- the LOC113524174 gene encoding protein mono-ADP-ribosyltransferase PARP4 isoform X2, whose amino-acid sequence MDQDAPDVFTISVGNLPPGATVLIKVTFITELVVRAGTIIFSLPGSVAPWQQSSALNQRTQTTVEKVCVNELQPEGEFSLCMSIVMPAT is encoded by the exons ATGGACCAGGATGCACCT GATGTGTTCACCATCAGTGTGGGAAACCTGCCCCCTGGAGCCACAGTGCTGATCAAAGTGACGTTCATCACTGAGCTGGTTGTGAGAGCAGGCACCATCATCTTCTCCCTGCCAGGCAGTGTGGCTCCATGGCAGCAAAGCTCAGCACTGAACCAGAGAACCCAG ACCACTGTTGAAAAGGTCTGTGTGAACGAGCTTCAGCCAGAGGG AGAATTCTCTCTGTGCATGTCTATTGTGATGCCTGCTACATAG
- the LOC113524174 gene encoding protein mono-ADP-ribosyltransferase PARP4 isoform X1: MDQDAPDVFTISVGNLPPGATVLIKVTFITELVVRAGTIIFSLPGSVAPWQQSSALNQRTQTTVEKVCVNELQPEGNRNSLTLVLLSSLR; this comes from the exons ATGGACCAGGATGCACCT GATGTGTTCACCATCAGTGTGGGAAACCTGCCCCCTGGAGCCACAGTGCTGATCAAAGTGACGTTCATCACTGAGCTGGTTGTGAGAGCAGGCACCATCATCTTCTCCCTGCCAGGCAGTGTGGCTCCATGGCAGCAAAGCTCAGCACTGAACCAGAGAACCCAG ACCACTGTTGAAAAGGTCTGTGTGAACGAGCTTCAGCCAGAGGG GAACAGGAACAGCCTGACTCTGGTTTTACTGTCATCCCTAAGataa